AGAAGTTTTCGCTTCTCTAAAATTGCTGCACGGCCTCCTTCACACAGCCCTCTTCAAAGAGGTCTCTCACACTTGCATTTTGCCACTCAACTCCTGTACAATTTCTGCTACACCCAAATTGTTAGACTAGCCACacaaaccaaataaaagagcatcagatatatatttaatcaagaggaaaccaaagtgAAACTAAAGCCACGCATGAATGGTCAAgccaaaatttgacaaaactccAACTTTACTTGAATTCAATCAAACCTGAAAAGCAAAAAATCCTTTGTCACCTTCATCAAAGCCCCTATTGGTTATCTCAAATTGCAAAccccaaatattcaaaatatgaatataacGCAAAATCTAACAAATCTTCGCCATACAATCTTTTAGACaagtttattaaataatttctcCTTaattcaaagacaaaaattataaattttgccAAACTCTACAACCATTCTCCACAATGGAGAAATTTTTAGATCACCAATTTTAATCAAATTCTTGTCCACCTTGTAGAGACTTCTCTCAAGCCACAAatgtttcaaataacaaatCAAAACTAAGCCAAACCAAAAGACCCAAGTTCAAGTTATATCCAAATATGCCAATAGGCTCCAAATGCATTCAAAAATGATCTTAAAACCAAATTAGAGGCCAAACAAATGAACAACATGCACATAATCCCAAAGTAATTCCAAATATGCCAATACAAGCAAAATGCATCCAATTATGCTCtacttattaattttgaaattatggtTTATTTAGTATCCACCTCTTCTCCCAGGACTTCATCCTTGTAATCTAATCCTAGCTTCAACATTGTCTTTAAAATATCTATGACCGCCTCCACAAAAACCAATTGAAGAAAAACTCCACAAGGTCAAAAACACTAATACAACAACCAAATCTAGAATAAATTTCTAGCTACAATATCATAGCAGGAATTGATAGAAGTAAAAGATTTACATTTAAAGAtgggatttaattttttttttttcttcttaatatcCTTTAgtagcttaaaaaaaatgtttctagTTGTTGGGCAGTTACGTGAGAGTTCTACACACCTAAAATTCTGTCATCCAAATTCTAAGACTATTTggacaaaagaaaaattttgacaatttcatACCACCCATTCATAAATAAAGCCAGGACATTCAAGTTTGTCTTGATAGCTTGTCCAAGTCTAGCCATTGTTTcatacaaatttttgtttttaagtagGCAAAACTTTTTTCATGAACATGGATACAAATTCCATGCACCTGGTCCTACCTAGTGTTTTTGTATTCCAATCTTCTCAGGCTTGGTTCACCTGCACCTGAAACATCTATTGTAAAACTTGTTACAATTCTTGAGCTTAAAATGTATATAGAAAAAACTACCTGGGCTGTAAAAGGATCTCAATCAATAAAAGTAGGTAATTATGCATTGAAAGTTTCATTCTCATTGGAAGAAACTTTCAATGCATAATTGTCTAGACGTACGGAATCCCATTTTACATTGCCATAGGCATAAACGAATTACTTTTGGCATGTTTTCATACCTGTCTTGTCGATGAATTGTGTGGTCAGAAAGAATGAAAGCAACTGTGAAGATACCTACGACATTGGCAGAGTGAGACACTTGAGAAGAACTAATTCTTTAGAACTTGATACAACATCTCAAATAGCAATCTCAACTAAACATAATCAATAAGAATTGTAATAAAATAGAAGGAACCCAAAGAACATACGATGATAATTTCAAAGCCAGTGTTCTGATTAACCTTGACCAACTATGTTTCACACACCTTGAGAAAGAGCTCGACTTCTATTTGGGTTGAAGAGCATAGGTCAAGAGGCATGGAGGCTCCGATAGTAAGATGGAGGCTTGGATGGGTCGAAGATGAACAATGAAGCTGCCGAAGATGAGTAGTCATGCGAATTGTGGTTTTTGAAGTATTGGCCTTATAAGTATCAAAGACTTTACATGAGGATGGAATGTATATAAGCAAAGTATCTTACATGAGATATGTAAACACTTATGAAGCTTCATTCAAATTCCCGAGATCAATGAGCTCTCTTAATGTGATCATGCGCAAAGGCTTTGTGAAAGGAGATTTCCAATTTAATAGCTTCTGATAAACTTGTTGCATGGTGGGACGAGATTGTGGACTGGTGTGTAAGCATGCTAATGCTATCTTTGCCAATAAAACCACCTTATCTGCAACTCTATTTGTAGGATGTGCAAGACGTTGATCCAGTATATCTTCTAGTAGCACATCATGGGACGATAATGAAAATGATGATGATAGAAATGATGAGATCAAATCACCCGGATGCCTTCCAATAATTACTTCCAAAGCGACTACTCCAAAGCTGTAAACGTCACACTTTTCACTTACTTCCATTGTATATGCATGCTCTGAAAGTAAAATATCAGAGTTAAATTCTTCTTTTCACCAAGTAATTCAATTTACCACACAATCTTTTGGTTGTGGTACATGTACTCCTTTAAGTTTAtacaaatttgtaatatatactAACATATATATTCATATAGAAACAACTCTACAAGTTAAGCTGGAAGtactaaactattaaaaatattagaattttGGAATTAGGTGGGGAAGGCAACTTCTAAGGgtaatactttttaaatttttggagaGAGCAAGTGCGGGTCTCTATGTCATCTTAAAAACTTTGCATTGAACCTAGGCCGTATAAGAAATAATTATCCAGTTTGAAAGAATTGTACAATGAGAAAACAAAGTTTCACGAAGTAAAATGTGATTCTTTAACCATGAATTATTTGGGGGTATTTATGCACAATTAACTTCATCTAAAaggattccaaaaaaaaagggaaaaaagactTAGTCAAATAGATTAAAATCTTAACTAAATTTAAACATtacctttttttaattgtaattgtGATTATGAtcacaattaaaaaagaatgaagTGACTGTATAAAATATCGTAGTTTGCAACTACCATTCCTTAATGCCAATCAAGATGctacaaaaaattcatttttcgtcaataaataagcaaaatacTCTAATTATTAATTGAACCTCTGAAACATAATTATTAATCGAACCTATTAGCTCAAATTGTGACAACTATACATGCAATGAATTTCAATAAGGCCTCTTTGAAGGCAAACAATGCCGATTGAAATAACATTAATAAGAATATATAGTTATTAAAATGTGAATTATATTATGAAtcgaattttgatttttttatgtcGTGTATTGTAAGATACATGaatgttcaataaaattataaaaaaaaaaaaattatagatatacatatataaaaaatcataaaaaaattatagatatacatacataaaatgtatattcattataaatttggaATATATTCAATTTATAACCAATTTagtgattacttttttttagaaatttaatgattacttatgtaataatatttaacaaagctaactaaataaatcaaactagccTCATTACACGCGCTTCGCACATGCAGTGagaaccttttttattttgtgttcaatgtaatttttaaatctgaATTTGTGAAGAGATTTGTAAGAagttaaaatttaggattttgaaaaGCAGTAaactttttaggaaaaaaaattttctagtagttttgtttattaattttgttgaattacaattttaacccctttttattttttagaaatgatgATTTTCTTATTAGATTAGGggcatttttgacattttttgaagtcataactaactttctaaatcctcttaatatatagagattaactttataacatacacattcaatTAAACTCAGAAGTGACAGTACATGATATAtgagccaaaataataatttctcttcATCGTCTTGTCTAATCAACTtcatctaagtcaatgttattatcatattaatcatcttgcaaaattatttcttcattgacattttcttcattattatcaacatttacaatattttttttattctaataaatttttctttatatttttttcttggcaTTCTAACTTTTCAGacttataacaaaaaataaaaaaaataattatatttttattcaatacatTATTCATTGCATAGAAAAGAATTTGCAAATATGAAAGTAAATTGTCATGTGCATAGTCCAAATTTTGTCGGAGAAAGAGAAGAGGGGGAAAACCTCATggacatgttattttattagacTTAATTAAATTTcccaataattttttgtttaaacaaAGTCTAAGAACTTGTTTTCTCAAtaattgtgttaaaaaaaagtctaacaatttgtttaaatcaaataaaaccacaaattttaacccaaaaaaaaactcattttaaactCACATGTCTATACATCGTACGTAAGATTCACTAATACTATACAATTTATGCAATACACACCTATGTATCGGACAATTTTTGAGCACTTACGatacataattttttgtacACGATACGATACACATCGTACAATACATGCCATGTATCGTACGATATTGACAACTTTGAATACGACTAGAGACacaatattttacataatttgtgatttaaaatatataattagtaCTAAAAAAAAGCGGTGTTAGAAAGTCTATGTAAAAGCTAAAAGCCTTATAGCTAAACTGGCATCTTCTGATGTTTCCAATTGAAATACCTAGATTTCAAATTCCACCACCcctaattatcaatttatctaaagcaagaaaaaaagaagaaagtataTGTATAAGTGATGTTACATCAATCATAACTTGTCATATTAgcaattgtgaaaattttaatgttgCCAACATTACTTAAATAACATACCTGGAGCAGTGTATCCAATGGTACCAGCAAACGAAGTCCAATAAGATGCGTCAGAACTCATAATCCTAGCTGTGCCAAAGTCAGAGACATGAGATTCATATTCTGAATCTAGTAGAACATTCTTGCTTGATATATCACGATGAATTATTGGACTGGAGCAGTCATGATGCATATAAGACAGAGCACTTGCCACACCTTTAACAACATTTAACCTCTTTAGCCAGTCAAACTCCAGTGCTAATTCATCATTGTTTAGTATCTTTTCCAAGCTCCCACCTTCCAAGAATTGATAAACTAAAAGCAAGTGTCGTGGATGTGAGCAAAAACCATGAAGCTTTACAATGTTGCGGTGTCGTATTTCGGTTAGACTATGTATCTCACTGGTGAAAGATTTTAGATTGGCCACACTATCTTCTGAGAGTGGATGAAATTTCTTTACAGCAACAACTTGACCTGTTGGCAAATCAGCTTTATAAACAATTCCATGCCCCCCCACACCAACACAATATTTGTAATCGAAATCCTCTGTTGCTTCAATAATGTTTTCATAAACCATTTTCCCATCATAACTCCATAttgaaaacatattttgagGCCCTACTTcttttggattattttttgtCTTCGTCTTTCTAAAGAAAACGCCGATTGTAATTCCTACaatgataaaaataagaaaaacaatgcCCAAAAGGGCTAAAATTATTGTAGtaacttttttcccctttttgacATGAAGATTGTGGCCAATTGCAAAGGGGCAAGTCTTCAAACCAGTAGCATTGCCACACAAGCCCTTGTTGTTTCTAAATGCTTCTATTGATGCCTCACAAAATGCTTTAGTATTCGGAATAGGACCCCACAATAGATTGTAGGACAAGTCAATGGATGTCAAGCCTAACAATTGATCAAAACTGGATGGAATATTGCCAAAAAGTGCATTGTGGGAAAGATTCAAGATTTCTAACATTTTCAAATCTCCAAGTTGTTGTGGAATCTCTCCTGTTAGAAAATTTTGGCTAAGATCAAGATTTTGGAGATACTGCAAATTGCCAATTTGAATTGGGATATATTTTCTTAAGTGATTGTTGCtcaaattcaagagaaaaagtTTTTTACATTTCCCTAGGTCAGGAATATGGCCACTTAGACTATTATTGGCGAGATTAAGTTGCTCCAAATTTGATAGCATCTCGAAATTGTAAGGAACTTGTCCAGAAAATTTGTTACTGTCTAGATAAAGGtctaacaaaaatttcaacttacCTAATTTGTTGGGGATTTTCCCATGTATCTTATTTGAGGAGAGGATGAGCACTTGTAATTGACTTGCTTCTCCAAGCTCAGGAGGCAATCTACCTGAAATGTCATTGTTAGAGATTTTCAGGCATGTCAAGTTTTGACATTGCCCCCAATTAGCTGAAAGCTCACCATAAAGTTTATTATAACTCAACTCCATGTATGTTAAGTGTGGGTATATCCCAAAACTTTCTCCTATATTTCCAAAAAGTTGATTTCCATTAAGTCGAACTCTAATGAGGCTTGTGCAGTTTCTCAAGGATTTTGGTATTGAACCAATAAAATGATTATTGTTTGCGATGAATTTCTCAAGCAATCCACCACTACACACATTTTCGGGCAAGTGACCAGTAAATTGGTTTCTAGATATTTGGAGCTCCTTCAATTGAGTAAAATTGTTCTGTTCAAATGAAATGAGATTGCTTAAATTATTAGTGAACAATTTGAAATAAGTGAGCTTAGTTAAGCTTACTATAGAAGAAAAAGTTATACCTACGAAATTGTAAAACAATAACTTAAGATCACTCAGAGAACTTACAATTCCAAATTCTTGAGGGAAGGAACCAGAAAGTCGATTTGTATGAAGATATATACTGGTTAGTTTGCTTAAGTTTCCAAATGAAGCAGGGATGAAACCCGTGAGATTGTTTATTGATAAGTCAAGGTCAGTCAGAGAACTTAGCATTCCTAATTCTTGAGGGATGGAACCAGAAAGTTGGTTTTTAGAAAGATATAAAGTTGTCAATTTACTCAAGTTTCCAAAAGAGGCAGGGATGAAACCTGTAAGATTGTTTATTGCTAACTCAAGGTCAATCAGAGAACTTAGCATTCCTAATTCTTGAGGGATGGAACCAGAAAGTTGGTTTTCAAAAAGATATAAAGTTGTCAATTTGCTCAAGTTTCCAAGAGAGGCAGGGATGACACCTGTAAGATTGTTTGTTGTTAACTTAAGGTAAATCAGAGAAGTTAGCATTCCTAATTCTTGAGGAATGGAACCAGAAAGTGGATTTGTATGAAGATATAAAGTGTTTAGGTTGCTTAAGTTTCCAAGAAAAGCAGGGATGACACCCATGAGATTGTTTATTGATAACTCAAGGTCAGTCAGAGAACTTAGCATTCCTAATTCTTGAGGGATGGAACCAGAAAGTTGGTTTTCAAAAAGATATAAAGTTGTCAGTTTGCTCAAGTTTCCAAGAGAGGCAGGGATGACACCTGTAAGATTGTTTGTTGTTAACTCAAGGTCAATCAGAGAACTTAACATTCCTAATTCTTGAGGGATGAAACCAGAAAGTTGATTCGTATGAAGATATAAAGTGGTTAGGTTGCTTAAGTTTCCAAGAAAAGCAGGGATGACACCCGTGAGATTGTTTGTTGATAACTTAAGGTCAGTCAAAGAACTTAACATTCCTAATTCTTGAGGGATGGAACCAGAAAGTTGGTTTTCAAAAAGATATAAAGTTGTCAGTTTGCTCAAGTTTCCAAGAGAGGCAGGGATGACACCTATAAGTTTGTTTGTTGATAAATCAAGGTCAATCAGAGAACTTAGCATTCCTAATTCTTGAGGGATGGAACCAGAAAGTTGGTTTTCAAAAAGATATAAAGTTGCCAGTTTGCTCAATTTTCCAAGAGAGGCAGGGATGACACCTGTAAGTTTGTTTGTTGATAACTCAAGGTCAGTCAAAGAACTTAGCATTCCTAATTCTTGAGGGATGGAACCAGAAAGTTGGTTTTCAAAAAGATATAAATTTGTCAATTTGCTCAAGTTTCCAAGAGAGGCAGGGATGACACCTATGAGGTTATTTGATTGTAACGCAAGGTTGGTTAGAGAACTTAGCATTCCTAATTCTTGCGGGATAGAACCAAAAAGCTGGTTCATATGAAGATATAGAATAATTAGGTTGCTTAGGTTTCCAAGAAAAGTCGGGATGACACCTGTGAGATTGTTAGATGAGAAATCAAGCTTACTCAAAGAACTTAATGCTCCTAAGTCTTGAGGAATAAGGCCAGTCATATGGTTCGCAGAAAGGTCAATGACATGAAGGCTAGTTAATTTGCCTATTTCAAAAGGAATTCTCCCAGTGAATTGATTACCAGAAAGGTCAAGAAGAAAGAGTTTGGAGAGGTGAGAAATATTTGAGTTAATGATTCCAGATAGTGAGTTGTGAGAAAGGTTAAGACTGAGTAAATGGGGGAGGGATTGAAAGTTGAGATTGTGAAGCGTACCTCTCAAACCATAATTTGAAAGGTTCAGATGGGTGACGCTTCCAGAGTGGTCGCAATTTATTCCGACCCAATTGCAAGGAGTGGTTCCAACCCACGAGGACAAGAGAGACTGGCTTTTGTTGTTAAGGCTAGTTTTCCAATTTAGAAGAGCCATCGCTTCCTTTGTTTCCTCTGCTATCTTAACCTTACTGTTAGAGTGAGCAAAAGGTGAAGATATGGAGGAAACAGAAGCAGTGGATGAGGAAACAAAATGGAGGATGATGAGAAGAAGGTGGAAGAAGAGTAGAGATGAAAGGAATTGGTTGAAGAGAGGTTTGTTTGAAAGGGAAGTCATAATGTAGGGTGAAGGAAGGAAAGGATAAAGTAAGGTTGGAAGGAGTGGATGAATGAGTTGAAATGGATAAAGAGGTATTAATTTATAGGTGGGAGTGTGGGACTATGGGAGTGGATGAATGACTTCATGCTGAATATTCAATCTGAACTACACCTTAAACAAGATAACAGCGCTAACATTACCTATCAAAGTCcgtagatagatagatagatctGGCAGCTTTCATTGCTCTGTGTCCTTTGGCGGATTGGAGGAAAATTTCAGTCCTTATAATtagtttattcaattttttttaattattttttttatgtatattggAATTTGTTTTTAACCCATTACTTACATACTCAAAACTcaatatcataaattttttatgacgtatattggaattttttttgttacgATTCTGTTATTTTTCCATAATCACCGTACTAAAAGTGGGGCAAtcatttacaattttacattactctctctctctctctctctctctcaactagATTTTGCAAAGAAACAACACAATAATTATGCGGATTAAGTTAGGGACACACTGAAAATTCAtagtactttaaaaaaatagcttACCATCTCACATGTGGGTCCATTACAATatgcatttgattttttttaatgactcaCGTGTGAAGTGGTAGACTTGGTAAACGGGTTGAGTTGATTGGTTTGAGTTGGGTTAATTTTGATTACTGGTTGAATTGTATTTTCacataataataacaaagtctttattttcatttattacaaataagatgataaagaaacaaaatactcaaaaataaaagtaaaattttacatatatttttaggtttacACAATCCAAAGCTCACAAATCTTGTCATCACCACAAAATAacgaaaaaggaaaagaaaaagaaaatagaactAGATGATGTGGATCATATCAAGTTATCAACCTTCTCAAGTGCACCTATTACTTAGAAAGATAACTATCaggtaaagaaaaataagtaaatactTTATATAAATTGCACCTCAATCCACTCAATTGAAAGACTAACTTGGTCTATAGGATATGTGAGAAAGAAGTCTTATGAGATTGTTGAATTCTCATTTTTGGGTGAAGGAGactttttttatcatttcatcCATTTTTATAGAAGGGAATAGAATATTTAATTGGataaaattttggttaaatCCTTTTGGAGGATACTCACTTGACCCCAATTCGTGAGCCCATGATTAAAAGACTTTTGAGAaagactagtttttttttttttgaaaccgaGAAAGACTAGTTGAATTGCAAGACTATTGAGAACCTTCAAATTAACTTAAAGTCATGTGATTAAAAGCATATTCAAAAATATAGGTGTGCCCAAAAACCTGATTTGgtaaaaatttggtaaaaatttaTCATAGAATATTATCATAATTAAAAAGTATTTTGAGTTCCTTTTAATATATCATGAACGATTGAATTGAAATGTATTAAGATAcgattatttatatttttatctatttatttttatattttgttaatactGAATAGatattatctttatttttcatttattaatttagtttttaattttagtatatttcttTCTTGAATGATAAAACATTTTAGTTCTTGGTTTTTCTTGCCAAAGACATCTTCCTACTTTTGTTCTGAAGGTGGCCCACGAAAATTTTataagttgaatttttttcaaaaggaaaataattaaaatttttatattataagcTTTGGCCCCCAAAATTTTATGAGCtcatttcttttaaaagaaaaaaatgtgctaaatatttaaattctaATATTCAAGACTTCCAACCTTTTAACAAAGCAAATGTAACACTCTTGATggtaaaatactaaaatctaacaccccccccccctccccccacaaaaaaaaaaaaaaaaaaaacctatacgGACTCTTTCCTTGCTCATCACTTTGTCCTTGAAACTAAAACCAAAATGGCTAAACTCTTTATAAAAAATCAATCGattatgtggggcccaaatgatctatgggccaggcccatctacccggggagaatccagaggcccaagccgaggagggctatggcccaagctcgacaaaatagcctttggataccgccgaggacagctcagtcctcggcagacccaaagtccccccaaaaagaaataagggtaaagacggtataggactgaaacttggaagaaagatctaaaatatccagggaaagctgctgttactgccatttaatactctgaacctgacagagccgcattatttggcttttacaaccatccctaacgactttgagtatggactgatgggacaagtatcaatcttggaaagtttaaccctacgcgtggacgaaggacagtggacgcgagctagtataaaaggaaaagtaagtaatctatagagggggttgggaaaaatggccaaaaaccagagcctcccagcccacctccaggagaaagactccaggggtgaaggaaaacttaaactcgtacgaacaccgcgaaaacccaccgcctgtcgatcaaggcctagccttccaaacccacgctctacaaatgatattgttaggggcctttttacgtgcgaacccgacactgttacggtccgccacgaatcgcgtccttacaattggcgccgtctgtgggaaaggcttgtgtgttggtataggatgtgggtcgatagagtttcttcgttatttctaaccgttggttatagagttctagtataaagttctgctaggggctacgtttcttgactaggggcttggctgaggagctaactcccttaaagccaaggtctcccgtaaagagcaaactaggcacttgatagcgttaatcgtatggataaactctaggggcttggttgaggagctaactcccctaaagccaagatcccacacaaagagaaaactaggttttagacagaaccagggcattgtatggtccacggactcaagcctatggggaaaccaactacttggatgatggaaaactaggttttggacagaaccaggcattgtatggtccacggactcaagcctatggggaaaccaactacttggatgatggaaaactaggttttggacagaaccagggcattgtatggtccacggactcaagcctatggggaaaccaactacttggatgatggaaactaagttttggacagaaccagggcattgtatggtccacggctcaagccatggggaaaccaactacttggatgatggaaaactaggtttttggacagaaccagggcattgtatggtccacggactcaagcctgggaaaccaactacttggatgatggaaaactaggttttggacagaaccaggcattgtatggtccacggactcaagcctatggggaaaaccaactacttggatgatggaaaactaggttttggacagaaccaaggcattgtatgtccacggactcaagatggggaaaccaactacctgatgaggaaaactaggttttggacagaaccaaggcattgcatagtcctcggactcaagcctatgggaaaatcaactacctggatgaggaaccaactataaaaaaaaaaaaaaaaaaaaaaaaaaaaaaaaaaaaaatggcatataAACCTCAAAATACATCCGAGAAGAACTCCGCGTTGAcggatgggttaataccttgattgcgcggattcctcggtctaccctctgatccccagtatcaaaggggttgatgcgatacggcgcagcgtattacccaaaagcacaaccaaagtccctcgctactcggctaccctctcggacgaattacttagagtttatcgttctcggacatcgctctagcatgcatcgcgcagcgctcagcggttatcccggttagttccaagagttcaatttattgatgattaaccttgttatgcttgataatatttgaaagtttaaactagtaggaatctgtgttaaggcgtttttctgcctggaatatcattaagggcaagcttatatttaatattcatgcataaagtagttgttacggggaagaaagatatgtatagagaaatagacacatattttattaagacaaaggaacagtacagtatacaatgaaaagctgaaacaaagcctacattgaagctaactacgtacGTAACGAAAAATataagagagtgaagataaagccgaggaggtagcacagaggagaagttggctactgcctcgagaccttattcctcctcaatgcttttgcacgcccatatctcaggcagcaaaagaacccaacttggggcctgcaccggtggagaaaaggtgcagggaacctgacctcaggctaacaccatctacagaaaaggtgcagggagccggaagttggggagcccccgcaaaaatttgcctgctacaaggcagacggcgctgatcgcggaaattcctttttctgacctaccaaaaatctggcatgactagaacctgcttcggattttgactaaaagaaagaggaataccatcttcctcctgtcaagacggaggactggcttgaatctgtgccatccttgtccataccatatcaccttgaggattcggtgcctttggagcgtgcggagacctttcatccccatcca
This genomic stretch from Quercus lobata isolate SW786 chromosome 3, ValleyOak3.0 Primary Assembly, whole genome shotgun sequence harbors:
- the LOC115981429 gene encoding probable leucine-rich repeat receptor-like protein kinase At1g35710; this translates as MALLNWKTSLNNKSQSLLSSWVGTTPCNWVGINCDHSGSVTHLNLSNYGLRGTLHNLNFQSLPHLLSLNLSHNSLSGIINSNISHLSKLFLLDLSGNQFTGRIPFEIGKLTSLHVIDLSANHMTGLIPQDLGALSSLSKLDFSSNNLTGVIPTFLGNLSNLIILYLHMNQLFGSIPQELGMLSSLTNLALQSNNLIGVIPASLGNLSKLTNLYLFENQLSGSIPQELGMLSSLTDLELSTNKLTGVIPASLGKLSKLATLYLFENQLSGSIPQELGMLSSLIDLDLSTNKLIGVIPASLGNLSKLTTLYLFENQLSGSIPQELGMLSSLTDLKLSTNNLTGVIPAFLGNLSNLTTLYLHTNQLSGFIPQELGMLSSLIDLELTTNNLTGVIPASLGNLSKLTTLYLFENQLSGSIPQELGMLSSLTDLELSINNLMGVIPAFLGNLSNLNTLYLHTNPLSGSIPQELGMLTSLIYLKLTTNNLTGVIPASLGNLSKLTTLYLFENQLSGSIPQELGMLSSLIDLELAINNLTGFIPASFGNLSKLTTLYLSKNQLSGSIPQELGMLSSLTDLDLSINNLTGFIPASFGNLSKLTSIYLHTNRLSGSFPQEFGIV
- the LOC115979750 gene encoding MDIS1-interacting receptor like kinase 2-like, which codes for MELSYNKLYGELSANWGQCQNLTCLKISNNDISGRLPPELGEASQLQVLILSSNKIHGKIPNKLGKLKFLLDLYLDSNKFSGQVPYNFEMLSNLEQLNLANNSLSGHIPDLGKCKKLFLLNLSNNHLRKYIPIQIGNLQYLQNLDLSQNFLTGEIPQQLGDLKMLEILNLSHNALFGNIPSSFDQLLGLTSIDLSYNLLWGPIPNTKAFCEASIEAFRNNKGLCGNATGLKTCPFAIGHNLHVKKGKKVTTIILALLGIVFLIFIIVGITIGVFFRKTKTKNNPKEVGPQNMFSIWSYDGKMVYENIIEATEDFDYKYCVGVGGHGIVYKADLPTGQVVAVKKFHPLSEDSVANLKSFTSEIHSLTEIRHRNIVKLHGFCSHPRHLLLVYQFLEGGSLEKILNNDELALEFDWLKRLNVVKGVASALSYMHHDCSSPIIHRDISSKNVLLDSEYESHVSDFGTARIMSSDASYWTSFAGTIGYTAPEHAYTMEVSEKCDVYSFGVVALEVIIGRHPGDLISSFLSSSFSLSSHDVLLEDILDQRLAHPTNRVADKVVLLAKIALACLHTSPQSRPTMQQVYQKLLNWKSPFTKPLRMITLRELIDLGNLNEAS